The following are from one region of the Veillonella nakazawae genome:
- a CDS encoding SLC13 family permease — MGIAEQTLIVLAVMAVLFVTEIIPLAITSLGGAITLGLMGIITPKVVFSGLSDSTVVLFAGMFVVGAALFYTGLAQKIGETVVSRAGTNENSLMLAIMVITAIMSAFLSNTGTTAALLPVVVGICAVAKIPASRQLMPMAFAAGVGGINTMVGTPPNIIVSGTLAKFGLTQFGFFEFAWIGIPLTIATIVFMMLIGKHLLPNHEITDAGEVEQEVAAEDISNDPKKQLFSGLILLGVIIAMILGDFLKGYGINLPLSMVAVIGAMLCVLTGCLNERQAYTSIDWVTIFLFAGMMPVATALDQSGAGKMIANSVIGVIGDNPSPYFAIAVLFILSCVMTQFMSNTASSALLAPIGISIAQGMGADPHAVLMAIGIAASCAFGTPVGTPPNTLVLGPGQYKFTDYVKAGVPLILVCFVVSLIIIPMVWPFFPGK, encoded by the coding sequence ATGGGTATTGCAGAACAAACCTTAATCGTCCTTGCAGTCATGGCTGTTTTATTCGTTACGGAAATTATTCCTTTAGCTATTACTTCTCTAGGCGGCGCAATTACTCTAGGCCTTATGGGTATTATTACTCCTAAGGTTGTATTCTCTGGTTTATCTGATAGTACAGTTGTGTTGTTCGCTGGCATGTTCGTTGTTGGTGCTGCATTGTTCTACACTGGTTTAGCTCAAAAAATTGGTGAAACTGTAGTATCTCGTGCTGGTACTAACGAAAATAGCTTAATGCTTGCCATCATGGTTATTACAGCAATTATGTCCGCATTCTTGTCCAACACTGGTACAACAGCTGCTTTACTTCCAGTAGTTGTTGGTATCTGTGCTGTTGCTAAGATTCCTGCGTCTCGCCAATTGATGCCTATGGCTTTTGCTGCAGGTGTTGGTGGTATCAATACAATGGTTGGTACACCTCCAAACATTATTGTAAGTGGTACATTAGCTAAATTTGGTCTTACACAATTTGGTTTCTTCGAATTTGCTTGGATTGGTATTCCTTTGACTATCGCTACTATCGTTTTCATGATGCTTATTGGTAAACATTTATTACCTAATCATGAAATTACAGATGCTGGCGAAGTAGAACAAGAAGTAGCTGCAGAAGATATTTCTAACGATCCTAAGAAACAATTATTCTCTGGTCTTATTCTTTTAGGCGTAATTATCGCTATGATTTTAGGCGACTTCCTAAAAGGCTATGGTATTAACTTACCATTGAGCATGGTTGCAGTTATTGGCGCAATGCTTTGCGTATTAACTGGTTGCTTGAACGAAAGACAAGCGTACACTTCTATTGACTGGGTAACAATCTTCTTATTCGCTGGTATGATGCCAGTGGCAACTGCACTTGACCAATCTGGTGCAGGTAAAATGATTGCTAATTCTGTAATCGGCGTTATAGGCGATAATCCTAGCCCTTACTTTGCAATAGCTGTATTGTTCATCTTGTCTTGTGTTATGACTCAATTCATGTCTAACACAGCATCTAGTGCATTATTGGCTCCTATCGGCATCTCCATTGCCCAAGGTATGGGCGCTGACCCTCATGCAGTATTGATGGCTATTGGCATTGCTGCATCTTGTGCATTCGGTACACCTGTAGGTACACCTCCAAATACATTAGTACTTGGCCCTGGTCAATACAAATTTACAGACTATGTAAAAGCCGGCGTTCCATTGATTTTAGTTTGCTTCGTAGTAAGCTTAATTATCATTCCAATGGTATGGCCATTCTTCCCTGGTAAATAA
- a CDS encoding SemiSWEET family transporter yields the protein MTKERFNMLVGSIGAFIGVFVFLAYIPQIIANLHGQPSQPWQPLFAAVSCLIWVLYGWTKSPKRDYILIVPNLAGVILGTLTFLTSF from the coding sequence ATGACAAAAGAAAGATTTAACATGTTAGTTGGTTCTATTGGTGCATTTATTGGTGTATTTGTATTTTTAGCCTATATCCCACAAATAATTGCTAATCTTCATGGTCAACCTAGTCAACCATGGCAACCATTATTTGCAGCAGTATCCTGTTTGATCTGGGTATTATATGGTTGGACAAAATCACCTAAACGTGATTATATTTTAATCGTACCAAACCTTGCAGGCGTTATTTTAGGTACACTAACATTCTTAACATCTTTCTAA